In Cuculus canorus isolate bCucCan1 chromosome 8, bCucCan1.pri, whole genome shotgun sequence, a single genomic region encodes these proteins:
- the CRIP1 gene encoding cysteine-rich protein 1 — protein sequence MPKCPRCQKEVYFAEKVTSLGKDWHRPCLRCEKCNKTLTSGGHAEHDGKPYCNHPCYAALFGPKGFGRGGAESHTFK from the exons ATGCCGAAGTGCCCCCGCTGCCAGAAGGAGGTCTACTTCG CCGAGAAGGTGACTTCTCTGGGGAAGGACTGGCACCGGCCCTGCTTGAGATGCGAGAAGTGTAACAAGACTTTGACGTCTGGGGGCCATGCAGAG cATGATGGCAAGCCATACTGCAACCACCCCTGCTATGCTGCCTTGTTTGGGCCCAAAG GGTTCGGCCGGGGAGGAGCTGAGAGCCACACGTTCAAGTAA